One window of the Thermodesulfomicrobium sp. WS genome contains the following:
- a CDS encoding 3'-5' exonuclease yields MLRSLFGRFLGPKLAPPPVLISNNEACRHLRQDQSLAETVFTVIDTELTGLSPRQDEIVALGAVRVQGLSIVAEKTFSALVRPKKGVPKKSTLIHRITPAAVAEAPALEEMLPSFLQFLHGTFVVGHHIGLDMQFLRRACRTAYGVEPQNPCLDTLRLAMIWREERLTSPYDRYDLRISYHLADLAEELGLPTFPAHDALADALQTAYLFVYLANKLATPHTPLAELFALGRSWRWYL; encoded by the coding sequence ATGCTGCGATCACTTTTCGGCCGCTTTCTGGGACCCAAACTTGCCCCTCCCCCGGTCCTTATCTCCAACAACGAGGCCTGCCGGCATCTGCGCCAAGACCAGAGCCTAGCGGAAACCGTGTTCACGGTCATCGACACCGAACTCACCGGACTCTCCCCGCGCCAGGACGAGATCGTGGCCCTGGGCGCGGTACGGGTGCAGGGGCTTTCCATCGTGGCGGAAAAGACCTTCTCCGCCTTGGTGCGCCCCAAAAAAGGTGTCCCCAAGAAAAGCACCCTCATCCACCGCATCACCCCCGCAGCCGTGGCCGAAGCGCCAGCCTTGGAAGAGATGCTGCCGTCGTTTCTCCAGTTTCTCCACGGCACCTTCGTGGTGGGGCACCATATCGGTCTGGACATGCAGTTTCTGCGCCGCGCCTGCCGCACGGCATACGGCGTCGAACCCCAGAACCCGTGCCTGGACACCCTGCGCCTGGCCATGATCTGGCGCGAAGAACGCCTGACGTCTCCCTACGACCGCTACGACCTGCGCATTTCCTACCACCTGGCGGACCTGGCCGAAGAACTGGGGCTGCCCACCTTTCCCGCCCACGACGCCCTGGCCGACGCCCTCCAGACCGCCTACCTCTTCGTGTACCTGGCCAACAAGCTCGCCACCCCCCACACCCCGCTCGCGGAGCTCTTCGCCCTGGGCCGCTCCTGGCGCTGGTACCTCTAG
- a CDS encoding sensor histidine kinase, with protein MADAPRNPGQEAEHTLRRVTVAVAITPLLLVSAILFYAYDIIYRGTVLDHLRTQALRHAQIIDRFLEERAATLRLEAHSVPVSRLADTRYLEARLTALNDAFGPMYTDLGLIDPQGRQVAYAGPPQFHRTSYADAPWFALAKDQETFVSDVALGARRSPHFFVTVRLWDAEKRPWLLRAAIDFGKFNARVREIRLGRTGKAFIINRRGAFQTDAGDASSLPPNVLTALVLRDLAADQAIVLEGDNTQGIASLACVAPLKGGQWLLILQQERFDALRPLYLARIAAVSTVTLGIIAIITVIHLVAGRMERRLGAAYALQERLQQQIVEKSKLAAIGELAAGVAHEINNPVAIMMENAGWIADLLEGDDLHNPETLKEIRNSVQEITTQGRRCREITHNLLSFARKTNTAAQPVELAPLIQEIASLIRARVYQRGMTLTLDLHDTPPVRASATEIQQVLLNLLNNAMDAIDHDHGAVVVRLFSQEGHAVIEVEDNGQGIAPEHRQRIFEPFFTTKPVGKGTGLGLAICYGIVRNLDGDLEVESEPGRGTTFRIRIPKAPQA; from the coding sequence ATGGCAGACGCACCCCGCAACCCCGGCCAGGAGGCCGAACACACCTTACGGCGGGTCACCGTAGCGGTGGCCATCACCCCGCTGCTGCTCGTCTCCGCCATCCTTTTCTACGCCTACGACATCATCTACCGGGGGACCGTCCTCGACCACCTGCGCACCCAGGCCTTGCGCCACGCCCAAATCATCGACCGCTTCCTGGAGGAGCGCGCTGCCACGCTCCGCCTCGAGGCCCACAGTGTCCCTGTGTCTCGCCTCGCCGACACCCGCTATCTCGAAGCGCGTCTGACCGCCCTCAACGATGCCTTCGGCCCCATGTACACCGACCTGGGGCTCATCGATCCCCAAGGACGGCAAGTGGCCTATGCCGGCCCGCCCCAGTTCCACCGGACGTCCTACGCCGACGCACCGTGGTTTGCCCTCGCCAAAGACCAAGAGACGTTCGTCTCCGACGTTGCCCTCGGGGCCCGGCGCAGCCCGCATTTCTTCGTGACCGTGCGCCTTTGGGACGCCGAAAAAAGGCCCTGGCTGCTGCGGGCCGCCATCGATTTCGGCAAATTCAACGCCCGGGTGCGGGAGATCCGTTTGGGACGCACGGGCAAGGCCTTTATCATCAACCGCCGCGGCGCCTTCCAGACCGACGCCGGCGACGCCTCGTCCCTGCCGCCCAATGTGCTCACCGCCCTGGTGCTCCGCGATCTTGCCGCTGACCAAGCCATCGTGCTCGAGGGCGACAACACCCAGGGCATCGCCTCCCTGGCCTGCGTTGCTCCCCTCAAAGGCGGCCAGTGGCTGCTCATCCTCCAGCAGGAACGCTTCGACGCCCTGCGGCCGCTGTATCTCGCCCGCATCGCTGCCGTGAGTACCGTCACCCTGGGCATCATCGCCATCATCACGGTCATCCACCTGGTCGCCGGCCGTATGGAACGCCGCCTCGGCGCCGCCTACGCCCTCCAGGAGCGCCTGCAGCAGCAAATCGTGGAAAAAAGCAAACTCGCCGCCATTGGCGAACTCGCCGCCGGGGTCGCCCACGAAATCAACAATCCCGTGGCCATCATGATGGAAAACGCCGGATGGATTGCGGACCTTCTCGAGGGGGACGACCTCCACAACCCCGAGACCCTCAAAGAGATCCGTAATTCCGTCCAAGAGATCACCACCCAGGGCCGCCGCTGCCGGGAGATCACCCACAATCTGTTGAGCTTTGCCCGCAAGACCAACACTGCGGCCCAACCTGTGGAGTTGGCCCCCCTCATCCAAGAAATCGCCTCCCTCATCCGCGCCCGGGTCTACCAGCGCGGCATGACCCTTACCCTCGATCTGCACGACACGCCTCCGGTCCGCGCTTCGGCCACGGAAATCCAGCAGGTGCTCCTCAATCTCCTCAACAACGCCATGGACGCCATTGATCATGACCACGGCGCCGTCGTGGTCCGGCTCTTTTCCCAAGAGGGGCATGCAGTGATCGAAGTGGAAGACAATGGCCAGGGGATTGCGCCGGAACACCGCCAGCGCATCTTCGAGCCCTTCTTCACCACCAAGCCCGTGGGCAAGGGCACGGGCCTAGGGCTTGCCATCTGCTACGGCATCGTGCGCAACCTCGACGGCGACCTCGAAGTAGAAAGCGAACCCGGCCGAGGGACCACCTTCCGCATCCGCATCCCGAAGGCTCCCCAGGCATAA
- the phoU gene encoding phosphate signaling complex protein PhoU, whose product MTTHLHGEMERLRLQVLHMVRLVENAVTRAIQAYVTRDEFLAEAVVDGDAEVNALEVSIDETCLKLLALEQPVASDLRFVLGCMRISVDLERIADEAVNIAERAMILSARQPLPFQKPIEYMGERALAMLRSATQAFVRGDTELALEIWRCDAEIDTLNHRNMREVIEYMLHETPAIERSVHTILIVRHLERIADLVTNICESVVFIVKGINIKHKNAFDQR is encoded by the coding sequence ATGACGACCCATCTCCATGGGGAAATGGAACGTCTGCGTCTGCAGGTGCTACATATGGTGCGCTTGGTCGAGAATGCAGTGACGAGGGCGATCCAGGCCTATGTGACGCGGGATGAATTTTTGGCCGAGGCCGTGGTGGACGGCGATGCCGAGGTCAATGCTCTAGAAGTCTCCATCGACGAGACTTGCCTCAAGCTCCTCGCCTTGGAGCAGCCTGTGGCCAGCGACTTGCGTTTCGTGCTGGGCTGCATGCGCATCAGCGTCGATCTCGAACGCATTGCTGACGAAGCCGTCAACATTGCGGAGCGGGCGATGATTTTGAGCGCGCGGCAGCCCCTTCCTTTCCAAAAGCCTATCGAGTACATGGGGGAGCGAGCCCTGGCCATGCTGCGCAGCGCCACCCAAGCCTTTGTGCGTGGGGATACGGAGTTGGCCTTGGAAATATGGCGCTGTGATGCGGAGATCGACACCCTCAACCATCGCAACATGCGTGAGGTCATCGAATATATGCTCCACGAGACGCCGGCCATTGAGCGGTCCGTGCATACCATCCTCATTGTCCGGCATTTGGAGCGCATCGCCGACCTGGTGACCAATATCTGCGAGTCGGTGGTGTTCATCGTCAAGGGTATCAACATCAAGCACAAAAACGCCTTTGATCAGCGCTAG
- the pstB gene encoding phosphate ABC transporter ATP-binding protein PstB, translating into MSTQVKIAARHLDFYYGEAQALFDVSFDMYVRQATALIGPSGCGKSTFLRCLNRMNDLIPGTRTTGELTMDGQDILGPAVDVVTLRRRVGMVFQKPNPFPKSIFDNVAYGLRVNGARDKAFIAQRVEESLRLAALWDEVKDRLHDSALGLSGGQQQRLCIARALAVEPEVLLMDEPASALDPIATQKIEELIYDLKQRFTIVIVTHSMQQAARVSDRTAFFYMGRLIEVGDTEQIFTRPANAQTEDYITGRFG; encoded by the coding sequence ATGAGCACCCAAGTGAAAATCGCCGCCCGCCATCTGGATTTCTATTATGGCGAGGCACAGGCCCTCTTCGACGTCTCCTTTGACATGTATGTGCGCCAAGCCACGGCCCTCATTGGTCCGTCGGGGTGCGGCAAGTCCACGTTCTTGCGCTGTCTCAACCGCATGAACGACCTCATTCCCGGCACCCGTACCACCGGGGAACTCACTATGGACGGCCAAGACATCCTCGGCCCAGCCGTGGACGTGGTGACCTTGCGCCGCCGTGTGGGCATGGTCTTCCAAAAGCCCAATCCTTTTCCCAAGAGCATCTTCGATAACGTGGCCTATGGCCTTCGCGTCAATGGCGCCCGGGACAAGGCCTTCATCGCCCAGCGGGTGGAAGAGAGCCTGCGCCTGGCAGCCTTGTGGGACGAGGTGAAAGACCGTCTGCATGATTCGGCCCTGGGGCTTTCCGGAGGCCAGCAGCAGCGGCTCTGTATTGCCCGCGCCCTGGCCGTGGAGCCGGAAGTGCTGCTCATGGATGAGCCGGCCTCGGCCTTGGATCCCATCGCCACCCAGAAGATCGAAGAACTCATTTATGATCTCAAACAGCGCTTCACCATTGTTATCGTGACCCACTCCATGCAGCAGGCCGCCCGAGTCTCGGACCGCACGGCCTTCTTCTACATGGGCCGGCTCATCGAAGTGGGGGATACGGAGCAGATCTTCACTCGGCCGGCCAATGCGCAGACCGAGGACTATATCACGGGCCGCTTTGGCTAG
- a CDS encoding ATP-binding protein produces MRFGRSVRGRLWIAGLGIVLVAGVVVAFLMGRTVLPQMEAETIQRARQEAQATVALVRRLAPPTVEVADETLRDVAVALDARITYVERQGAVVLDTSLPLDKARKLENHATRPEIMEALASGTGVAVRASDTLQQDMVYVALAVPAVGGLPAGVLRLAVPYGDVGRVVAQAQAQAMGVFAVVAVLALVGVALVARSLQRAIGAISQEMARVGDNAMPRLDDEAALEELVPLIRAFNAMAARVQAHLATVVKQGRELEAVLNGMRAGVVVLDTHGRIVRGNPAARDLFADLESFVGRQIMELTLEPALQQGCEEVLARRTRGEGSPLKVEATMGGRIFDVSLVPVPEDPDIGVILLFHDITAIKRAEQVRRDFAANVSHELRTPLTSIKGYAETLLGLEACATEPVRGFVETILRNANHMHALVEDVLQLSRLEHGRVQIPLAPVALTSVVALAWRGLSVPHGVTLEVEVDALPLVQGHQDSLVQVFRNVLENALKYVPLPGGRIRIHGAVHDGRVLVHVDDNGPGIPAEDVQRVFERFFRVEKDRSRTVSGTGLGLAICRHLMHLLGGSIVAQSPVPGQGSGARFTITLPGAGV; encoded by the coding sequence ATGAGATTCGGGCGATCGGTGCGTGGCCGCTTGTGGATTGCCGGCCTGGGCATTGTGCTCGTGGCGGGAGTGGTGGTGGCTTTTTTGATGGGGCGCACCGTGCTTCCGCAAATGGAGGCGGAAACGATCCAGCGGGCGCGACAAGAGGCCCAGGCAACCGTGGCGTTGGTGCGCCGTCTGGCTCCGCCCACGGTGGAGGTCGCCGACGAGACCTTGCGTGATGTGGCGGTGGCCTTGGATGCCCGTATCACCTACGTGGAGCGGCAGGGGGCGGTGGTGCTCGATACTTCCCTGCCGCTGGACAAGGCGCGAAAGCTGGAAAACCACGCCACCCGGCCTGAGATCATGGAGGCGCTGGCCTCCGGCACGGGAGTGGCCGTGCGCGCAAGTGATACATTGCAGCAAGATATGGTCTACGTGGCCCTGGCGGTGCCTGCGGTGGGAGGACTTCCCGCCGGCGTGCTGCGCTTGGCGGTGCCGTATGGAGACGTCGGCAGGGTCGTCGCCCAGGCCCAGGCCCAGGCCATGGGGGTTTTTGCCGTGGTGGCTGTCCTGGCGTTGGTGGGGGTGGCCCTGGTGGCGCGCTCCCTGCAAAGGGCCATCGGTGCCATCAGTCAGGAGATGGCCCGGGTGGGCGACAACGCCATGCCGCGGTTGGACGACGAAGCGGCCCTGGAGGAGCTTGTCCCGCTGATTCGTGCCTTCAATGCCATGGCGGCGCGGGTGCAGGCCCATCTGGCCACAGTGGTCAAGCAGGGCCGCGAGCTGGAGGCCGTGCTCAACGGCATGCGAGCCGGCGTGGTGGTGCTCGACACCCATGGCCGCATCGTGCGCGGCAACCCTGCGGCCCGGGATCTGTTTGCGGATCTGGAGTCCTTCGTGGGGCGACAGATCATGGAGCTGACCTTGGAGCCCGCCTTGCAGCAGGGCTGTGAGGAAGTCCTTGCCCGCCGCACACGCGGCGAGGGCAGTCCGCTCAAGGTGGAGGCGACCATGGGCGGGCGCATTTTCGACGTTTCCTTGGTGCCGGTGCCCGAGGACCCGGACATTGGCGTCATCCTCCTCTTTCACGACATTACCGCCATCAAGCGGGCGGAGCAGGTCCGGCGAGATTTTGCGGCCAACGTCTCGCATGAATTGCGCACCCCGCTGACCTCCATCAAAGGCTACGCCGAGACCCTGCTGGGACTGGAGGCGTGCGCCACGGAGCCGGTGCGCGGATTTGTGGAGACCATCCTGCGCAATGCCAACCACATGCACGCCCTGGTGGAGGACGTGCTCCAGCTCTCCCGTCTGGAACACGGTCGGGTACAGATACCCCTTGCGCCTGTCGCCCTGACCAGCGTGGTCGCTCTGGCATGGAGGGGATTGTCCGTGCCTCATGGGGTGACGCTGGAGGTGGAGGTGGATGCCCTCCCCTTGGTGCAAGGCCACCAGGACTCTTTGGTGCAAGTATTTCGGAATGTTTTGGAAAACGCCCTCAAGTATGTCCCGCTGCCGGGCGGCCGGATACGCATCCATGGCGCAGTCCACGACGGCAGGGTCTTGGTGCATGTGGACGACAATGGCCCCGGCATCCCGGCCGAGGATGTGCAGCGTGTGTTCGAGCGCTTTTTCCGTGTGGAAAAGGACCGTAGCCGTACGGTGAGTGGTACTGGCCTCGGGCTCGCCATCTGCCGGCACCTCATGCATCTTCTTGGTGGGTCCATCGTGGCCCAGAGCCCGGTGCCCGGACAAGGCTCCGGCGCTCGTTTCACCATCACATTGCCTGGAGCTGGAGTGTGA
- a CDS encoding response regulator transcription factor: protein MAHNILVIEDDADIANLLAFHIKAAGYGCTVTRDGKAGVRLAHSERPSLILLDLMLPGMSGLEVCKTLKSAPETDHIPIIMLTARGEEVDRVLGFELGAEDYVVKPFSPRELMLRIKNVLRRRTLHAGAPQRWERGGLVADFEAHILYVDGEDVHLTRTEFALLAELVHREGKALSREHLLSTVWGYEFEGYSRTVDTHVRRLRRKMGPYADLIETVRGIGYRLQRAKEEA from the coding sequence ATGGCGCACAATATTTTGGTGATCGAAGACGACGCGGACATTGCCAACCTTTTGGCGTTTCATATCAAGGCCGCAGGCTATGGATGCACGGTCACTCGCGATGGCAAGGCCGGCGTGCGCCTTGCCCACAGCGAGCGCCCGAGTCTCATCCTTTTGGATCTCATGCTCCCGGGCATGAGCGGCCTTGAGGTGTGCAAAACCCTCAAGAGCGCTCCGGAGACCGACCATATCCCCATCATCATGCTCACTGCCCGGGGCGAGGAGGTGGATCGGGTATTGGGTTTTGAGCTCGGGGCCGAGGATTATGTGGTCAAACCTTTCAGCCCGCGGGAACTCATGCTGCGCATCAAAAATGTGCTGCGTCGCCGCACTCTCCATGCCGGCGCTCCTCAGCGGTGGGAGCGTGGCGGGCTGGTGGCCGATTTCGAGGCGCATATCCTCTATGTGGATGGCGAGGACGTGCATCTGACCCGTACCGAGTTCGCCTTGCTGGCGGAACTCGTTCACCGGGAAGGCAAGGCCCTTTCCCGGGAGCATTTGCTCTCCACGGTTTGGGGCTATGAGTTCGAAGGCTATTCCCGTACCGTGGATACCCACGTGCGCCGGCTGCGCCGCAAGATGGGCCCGTATGCCGATCTCATCGAGACCGTGCGCGGGATCGGGTATCGCCTGCAACGGGCGAAGGAGGAGGCATGA
- a CDS encoding bifunctional diguanylate cyclase/phosphodiesterase — MLGSIATGAKQALSVRVHIPQHSLFRRILHGRQIHCLYQPIFDLRTGAVFAWEALARGPKDSPLHSPMELFCVAEKCGQLFALEQVCRAQAIAQIGRLAPNQNLFLNIHPRTIADPDFTPGTTRELLDAAHIAAEQVVFEITERHAIQDLALLQKTLEHYRSQGFRVAVDDAGAGHSGLATIAALRPDFIKIDMGLVRDVDKDPVRRALMETMVTFAEKIGAHIVAEGIERKGEATALMDIGVGFGQGYFLGRPCFPKNEVGIDIRDMAPPRIRLAARLACSAPIGRLARPVPTVTPDTKVSEVQRLLQRSAAHAVVVADQENRPVGLIMAHGLDRHLASLYGRSLYADKPITSIMDKAPLVADEQEPVEIIAQRAHGRAAIKVYDDVIVTSEERVLGTATVHDMLQSLAQVQVEMAKGVNPLSGLPGNVTLEKELELALRRDNRICLMYADLDNFKVYNDVYGFQKGDQIILLLARILTWAIGRHGSHGDFLAHVGGDDFVAIVDPARADRIGKAVVRCFRRLAPLHYTPEDRARGWIFGKGRDGQERQFPLVSVSIAIVEQRCQGCTLQSLSETAAQVKGYAKSLPGSVCVRDRRAR, encoded by the coding sequence ATGCTCGGATCCATCGCTACCGGTGCCAAACAGGCCCTTTCCGTTCGGGTGCACATCCCCCAGCACAGCCTCTTTCGCCGCATCCTTCATGGACGGCAGATCCACTGCCTGTACCAACCCATCTTCGATCTGCGCACCGGCGCGGTCTTTGCCTGGGAGGCCCTCGCCCGCGGCCCCAAGGACAGCCCCCTCCATTCTCCCATGGAACTCTTCTGCGTTGCAGAAAAATGCGGACAGCTCTTTGCCCTGGAGCAGGTGTGCCGCGCCCAGGCCATCGCCCAGATCGGAAGGCTGGCCCCCAACCAGAATCTCTTTCTCAACATCCATCCCCGCACCATCGCGGACCCCGATTTCACCCCAGGCACCACGCGCGAACTCTTGGACGCCGCGCACATCGCCGCCGAACAGGTGGTCTTCGAGATCACCGAGCGCCATGCCATCCAAGACCTGGCGCTTCTCCAAAAGACCTTGGAACACTACCGCAGCCAGGGCTTCCGGGTGGCGGTGGACGATGCCGGCGCCGGACACTCGGGACTCGCCACCATCGCCGCCCTGCGGCCGGACTTCATCAAGATCGACATGGGGCTGGTGCGCGACGTGGACAAAGACCCGGTACGCCGCGCCCTCATGGAGACCATGGTCACCTTCGCGGAAAAAATCGGCGCCCACATCGTGGCGGAGGGCATCGAACGCAAGGGCGAGGCCACGGCCCTCATGGATATCGGCGTGGGCTTCGGACAGGGCTATTTTCTCGGCCGCCCCTGCTTTCCCAAAAACGAAGTCGGGATCGACATCCGGGATATGGCTCCGCCGCGGATACGCCTCGCCGCCCGCCTGGCATGCTCCGCGCCCATCGGCCGCCTGGCACGACCCGTCCCCACCGTCACTCCCGACACCAAGGTATCCGAGGTGCAACGTCTTTTGCAACGCAGCGCCGCCCATGCCGTGGTGGTGGCGGACCAGGAAAACCGTCCCGTGGGTCTGATCATGGCCCATGGACTGGACCGTCATTTGGCCTCCCTCTATGGCCGCTCCCTCTACGCCGACAAACCCATCACCAGCATCATGGACAAGGCCCCGCTCGTGGCCGATGAACAAGAGCCCGTAGAGATCATCGCCCAGCGCGCCCACGGCCGCGCCGCCATCAAGGTGTACGACGACGTCATCGTCACCTCGGAAGAGCGGGTGCTGGGCACCGCCACGGTGCACGACATGCTCCAGTCCTTGGCCCAGGTGCAGGTGGAGATGGCCAAGGGAGTCAATCCCCTCTCCGGGCTGCCGGGCAACGTCACCCTGGAAAAAGAGCTGGAACTGGCCCTGCGCCGGGACAATCGCATCTGCCTCATGTACGCCGACCTGGACAACTTCAAGGTCTACAATGACGTCTACGGCTTTCAGAAGGGCGACCAGATCATCTTGCTCCTCGCCCGCATCCTGACCTGGGCCATTGGCCGGCATGGCAGCCATGGAGATTTTCTTGCCCATGTAGGGGGCGACGACTTCGTGGCCATCGTGGACCCTGCCCGGGCGGATCGCATCGGCAAGGCGGTGGTGCGCTGCTTCCGGCGTTTGGCGCCGCTCCACTACACCCCCGAAGACCGGGCCCGCGGCTGGATTTTCGGCAAAGGCCGCGACGGCCAGGAACGGCAATTTCCCTTGGTATCGGTTTCCATCGCCATTGTGGAACAGCGCTGCCAAGGCTGCACCTTGCAAAGCTTGAGCGAGACCGCAGCCCAGGTGAAAGGCTACGCCAAGTCGCTGCCCGGAAGCGTCTGCGTCCGCGACCGGCGCGCGCGATAA
- a CDS encoding PstS family phosphate ABC transporter substrate-binding protein, producing MRGFCKVLLAAALFVASTGLAQARDQVKIVGSSTVFPFSSFVAEELGATGKFKTPVVESTGSGGGHKLFGAGMGENTPDITNSSRRMKRSEFETAEQNGVTDISEALIGFDGIVIAQNKDDAPLKLTLEQIALATIAEVPKDGKLIPNPYTSWDQISPDLPKRPIVIYGPPTSSGTRDAFEELVIEKVAHKLGSYEKGYKKVRQDSAYVPAGENDNLIVQKLAKDKNAVGIFGYSFLEENQDTIQAATIDGVTPSLDTIAQGTYPISRSLYFYVKNAHYDKIPGLKEYVELFMSERMIGDKGALKRIGLVPLPADVREKARQKVLNRVKLTKDELQ from the coding sequence ATGCGTGGATTTTGTAAGGTACTTCTTGCCGCGGCCCTCTTCGTGGCCAGCACCGGCCTGGCCCAGGCGCGGGATCAGGTGAAGATCGTGGGATCGTCCACGGTATTTCCCTTTTCCAGCTTCGTGGCCGAAGAGCTCGGCGCCACAGGCAAATTCAAGACCCCGGTGGTGGAATCCACGGGTTCGGGCGGCGGCCACAAGCTCTTTGGCGCGGGCATGGGAGAAAACACCCCGGACATCACCAACTCCTCGCGCCGCATGAAGCGCTCGGAGTTCGAAACCGCGGAACAGAACGGGGTGACGGACATCTCCGAGGCCCTCATCGGCTTTGACGGCATCGTGATCGCCCAGAACAAGGACGACGCGCCCCTCAAGCTCACCCTGGAGCAGATCGCCCTGGCCACCATCGCCGAGGTCCCCAAAGACGGCAAACTCATCCCCAACCCCTACACCAGTTGGGACCAGATCAGCCCGGATCTGCCCAAACGCCCCATCGTCATCTACGGCCCGCCCACGTCTTCGGGCACCCGGGATGCCTTTGAAGAACTGGTGATCGAAAAGGTGGCCCACAAACTGGGCAGCTACGAAAAGGGCTACAAAAAGGTCCGTCAGGACAGCGCCTACGTGCCTGCCGGCGAAAACGACAACCTCATCGTCCAAAAGCTCGCCAAGGACAAAAACGCCGTGGGTATTTTTGGCTACAGCTTCCTTGAGGAAAACCAAGATACCATCCAGGCCGCGACCATCGATGGCGTAACTCCCAGCCTCGATACCATCGCCCAAGGCACCTACCCCATCTCCCGATCCCTGTACTTCTATGTGAAGAACGCCCACTACGATAAGATTCCGGGGCTCAAGGAGTACGTGGAGCTCTTCATGAGCGAGCGCATGATCGGCGACAAAGGGGCCCTCAAGCGCATCGGCCTCGTGCCCCTGCCCGCGGACGTGCGGGAAAAGGCCCGGCAGAAGGTGCTGAACCGGGTGAAGCTGACCAAGGACGAACTCCAGTAA
- the pstC gene encoding phosphate ABC transporter permease subunit PstC, with product MTVTQTLTIVLFLGLLPLAAFGYRLGRGKHLAQSATPSPFAGSAGIFGWYAVLGAAKPALAINLAALGLYLAGILSIPMPVVAASTVVAAMVGLFLALRAIQPHFRAREAIEKTIQRMLFVASLISILTTIGIVASVIFEAIHFFRLVSLWEFITGTQWNPDDALRPDGTVDSSLFGAVPLFAGTLLITCIAMSVAIPVGLFSAICMSEYASPLIRRIAKPTLEILAGIPTVVYGFFAAITVSPLVVETAGRLGLQADSTNALSPGLVMGIMIIPLVSSLADDVISAVPQNLREGSLALGAFPSETIKRVVLPAALPGIVSACLLAVSRAVGETMIVVMAAGLQPVLSANPLRGMTTVNVRIVDAFTGDQAFDSPETLSAFGLGLALLVITLGLNIISLTVIRKFRQRYE from the coding sequence ATCACCGTGACGCAAACACTGACCATCGTGCTTTTTTTGGGTCTTCTTCCCCTGGCGGCCTTTGGATATCGACTGGGTCGGGGCAAGCACCTGGCCCAAAGCGCGACGCCGTCCCCCTTTGCTGGCTCTGCCGGCATTTTTGGTTGGTATGCCGTGCTCGGGGCTGCCAAACCTGCGCTCGCCATCAACCTTGCGGCCCTTGGCCTCTACCTTGCCGGCATCCTCTCCATCCCCATGCCGGTGGTCGCCGCCTCCACCGTGGTCGCCGCAATGGTGGGGCTTTTCCTCGCGCTCCGGGCCATCCAGCCCCACTTTCGGGCCCGGGAAGCCATCGAGAAGACGATTCAGCGTATGCTCTTCGTGGCCTCGCTGATCTCCATCCTCACCACCATAGGCATTGTGGCTTCAGTGATCTTTGAGGCCATCCACTTTTTTCGGCTGGTGTCTTTGTGGGAGTTCATCACCGGCACCCAATGGAATCCGGACGACGCCCTGCGGCCCGACGGCACGGTGGACAGCAGTCTCTTCGGCGCAGTCCCGCTTTTTGCCGGAACGCTGCTCATCACCTGCATTGCCATGAGCGTGGCCATCCCGGTGGGACTTTTTTCCGCCATCTGCATGTCCGAGTACGCCTCGCCGCTCATCCGGCGCATCGCCAAGCCCACCTTGGAAATCTTAGCGGGCATCCCCACCGTGGTGTACGGCTTCTTCGCCGCCATCACCGTGAGCCCATTGGTCGTCGAGACCGCCGGCCGTTTGGGACTGCAGGCGGATTCCACCAATGCCTTGAGCCCCGGACTGGTCATGGGCATCATGATCATCCCCTTGGTTTCCTCCTTGGCCGATGACGTCATCAGCGCTGTACCGCAAAACCTGCGCGAGGGGTCCCTCGCCCTGGGGGCTTTCCCCAGCGAGACCATCAAGCGGGTCGTCCTGCCCGCCGCCCTACCGGGTATTGTCTCCGCATGCCTGCTCGCTGTCTCCCGCGCCGTGGGAGAAACCATGATCGTCGTCATGGCCGCGGGACTGCAGCCCGTGCTCTCGGCCAACCCCCTGCGGGGCATGACCACCGTGAACGTGCGCATCGTGGACGCCTTCACCGGCGATCAGGCCTTCGACAGCCCGGAAACCCTCTCCGCTTTCGGCCTCGGGCTTGCGCTGCTCGTCATCACCCTGGGGCTCAATATCATCTCCCTCACCGTGATCCGCAAATTCCGCCAACGCTACGAGTAA